One genomic segment of Culturomica massiliensis includes these proteins:
- a CDS encoding ROK family transcriptional regulator — MQLTNKNSLPGLKEKRYQQKKDIIGFLYKMGELSKPEICRLTNMTTPTISRIIEELIEEGWVTDRGQGMSIGGKRPHIFSLNPDAAYIMGVDVGREHLKIAIFNLRKEIIGEIKVYHSILEEGRTNEENLQYIKDKIYLTLSELNIPYNKIKVAGFAIPGLIDSDGNAFTYFVYEDTNIKKVLEKMLGMPVFIDNDSKTMALAEHTFGVAKGIPDALCISVNECIGLGMILNSQPYTGYKGMAGEFGHIRISGLNGQCYCGKAGCLETVASGRAIVKSANEAIKKGVKTSVQTLAGDNEITLSIIIKAAKQDDIFAIDLLQKAGEKIGEGISTLIHLFNPQVLVIGGEIADSGDLIIAPIQQILNKYTLTRLKNQCEIKLSDLNSHSTIMGTLMVVMKNLYYDSESNFSLY, encoded by the coding sequence ATGCAACTAACTAACAAAAACTCGTTACCAGGTTTAAAAGAAAAAAGATACCAACAAAAAAAGGATATCATTGGTTTCCTTTATAAAATGGGCGAATTATCTAAACCTGAAATATGCAGATTAACGAATATGACCACTCCTACAATCAGTAGGATTATCGAAGAGTTAATCGAGGAAGGCTGGGTCACAGACAGGGGGCAAGGCATGTCTATCGGAGGAAAAAGACCCCATATATTTTCCTTAAATCCGGATGCGGCATACATTATGGGAGTCGATGTAGGACGGGAACATTTGAAAATAGCGATCTTTAATTTACGCAAAGAAATTATCGGAGAAATCAAAGTATACCATTCTATTTTGGAAGAAGGTAGAACAAATGAAGAAAATCTTCAATATATCAAAGACAAGATATATTTAACTTTAAGCGAATTAAATATTCCTTACAACAAGATAAAGGTAGCAGGATTCGCTATTCCCGGACTTATTGATAGTGATGGAAATGCTTTCACTTACTTTGTTTACGAAGATACGAACATAAAGAAAGTGCTTGAAAAAATGTTAGGTATGCCGGTATTTATCGACAATGACTCTAAGACAATGGCATTGGCAGAGCACACATTTGGTGTTGCCAAAGGCATTCCGGATGCTTTATGTATCAGCGTAAACGAATGTATCGGTTTGGGAATGATTCTCAACTCACAGCCCTATACCGGTTATAAAGGTATGGCCGGAGAATTCGGACATATCCGGATTTCCGGGCTTAACGGACAGTGCTATTGCGGTAAAGCCGGTTGTCTGGAAACCGTCGCTTCAGGGCGGGCTATTGTAAAAAGTGCCAATGAAGCAATTAAAAAAGGAGTAAAAACCTCTGTCCAAACCCTGGCAGGAGATAATGAAATTACGTTAAGTATAATCATAAAAGCGGCGAAACAAGATGATATTTTTGCAATCGATCTTTTACAAAAAGCCGGTGAAAAAATCGGGGAAGGTATTTCCACATTAATCCATTTATTTAATCCGCAGGTATTGGTTATCGGAGGTGAAATTGCCGATTCCGGCGACCTTATCATCGCTCCTATACAGCAAATTCTCAACAAATATACACTTACCCGCTTAAAAAATCAATGTGAAATAAAATTGAGTGACTTAAATTCTCATTCCACCATTATGGGAACTTTGATGGTCGTTATGAAAAATTTATATTACGATTCTGAAAGCAACTTTTCCTTATACTAA
- a CDS encoding PorV/PorQ family protein: MKRTNILLALLLCSFFGAQGQSASFLNINPDVRSAGMGDGGVALGSNAFSLYLNPSATVFGDSKGAVAYSYLPWQRELTDGSNLHTLSGYYRLGNKSGLLAGFRYFTHGDIVVTDGEGNTSGSFTPKEFSIDLGYAYRLCDRWSVSAVLHYISSDLGDFSGAKKGSAFAADLGAMYHAPSWNAGLSVTNLGSKIDYGYDSYELPASLKAGGAYWHTFSDRHRLTGHAELAYRLMPSDYSGVNVGLGAEYLYNDLIAVRGGYHIGDDKKTGPSYATLGCGLMYRGAEVNFAYWLAGSDSPVKGTFCLSAGWSF, translated from the coding sequence ATGAAAAGAACAAATATATTATTGGCCCTGCTTTTGTGCTCTTTCTTTGGGGCACAGGGCCAGAGCGCCTCATTTCTGAATATCAATCCCGATGTCCGTTCTGCGGGTATGGGAGACGGTGGTGTAGCTCTCGGAAGCAATGCTTTTTCTTTGTATCTCAATCCTTCGGCTACGGTTTTCGGGGATTCGAAGGGGGCTGTGGCTTATTCGTATCTGCCGTGGCAGCGGGAGCTGACAGACGGCAGTAATCTGCATACCCTTTCGGGATATTACCGTCTGGGGAACAAAAGCGGTCTTTTGGCCGGGTTCCGTTATTTTACGCACGGCGATATCGTCGTAACGGACGGTGAGGGCAATACTTCGGGGAGCTTTACCCCGAAAGAATTTTCGATAGACCTGGGTTATGCTTACCGGCTTTGTGACCGTTGGTCTGTTTCGGCCGTGCTTCATTACATCAGTTCGGATCTGGGGGACTTCTCCGGAGCGAAGAAGGGTTCTGCCTTTGCAGCGGATCTGGGTGCGATGTATCATGCGCCGTCGTGGAATGCGGGCCTTTCCGTAACGAACCTGGGTTCAAAGATCGATTACGGTTACGACAGCTATGAGCTTCCGGCCAGCCTGAAAGCGGGCGGGGCTTACTGGCATACCTTTTCTGACCGGCACCGTCTGACGGGTCATGCGGAGCTGGCTTACCGTCTGATGCCTTCCGATTACAGCGGCGTGAATGTTGGTCTTGGGGCCGAATACCTTTACAACGATCTGATAGCGGTGCGCGGGGGTTATCACATCGGGGACGATAAGAAGACAGGGCCCAGTTACGCCACTCTGGGTTGCGGTCTGATGTACCGCGGAGCAGAAGTGAACTTTGCTTACTGGCTGGCAGGCAGTGATTCGCCGGTGAAGGGAACGTTCTGTCTCTCTGCCGGATGGAGCTTTTAA
- a CDS encoding S8 family serine peptidase, with protein sequence MNHKLFFLLLGLLFLGCQDDKLGNEDKSKEQPGWTRESRTNFLPGVIRIKLQSGSSEKVRLSSAAGTAQMGISEIDRIAAELGASQIKRVFPPAGKFEARQHAAGLDLWYDIRFNQDVPLTRAAAGLSSVAGIDIIEPVRRAVRTGGDRIVPADAAALAKPAATGTFNDPLLSKQWHYNNNGSIQYSVEGADINLQRAWDVTAGSREVIVAVVDGGIDINHEDLRDNVWRNEDEQEGLDDNDNNGYDGDVYGWNFVHDSPNIVAHAHGTHVAGTIAAVNNNGIGVCGVAGGSGNNDGVRVMSCQIFAPNAQDPNKDDGTQQIPSAIVYGANNGAVISQNSWSYTFDEGVTPTFPRATKEAIDYFITYAGIDETGIQTGPMKGGIVIFSAGNSNRDYLEYPAQYDKVLSVASMAPDFKKAYYSNYADWVDITAPGGSFRYGGKYNDNCAILSTLPDNNYGYMQGTSMACPHVSGVAALIVSEYGVGHPGFTPEDLRKRILNTARDIDAHNPEFAGKLGVGYIDAARAVQTDAGIAPEPVNDLQVVWKSNSAELAWSVTADQDNGTADHYDIYLSTQPFGNTDLSTLDVTGRVDVGNKAAGEGVAATLSNLTPKTVYYIAVVGVDMFGNRSSAAFESGETLSNQPPVVTRRNSGDILLKAYQTRKEYFDVTEPEGQGYTFTLNDMKGVSAALEGNAVVVTIKAPEVSAGEAYSGTAVLTVTDEAGAATVVGIPFAIEKNNAPVITQASWENMYFERNGEKQVIPLEDYFTDADGEALSYDITSSVTGLIRTDVENGQLTITSLKNGMATVTVTAGDYFGKTCSREFVVMSRDNRVPVDLYPNPVKDRMNIRMGKEVQGKIGVTLYNTGGTQVWESAETISPFGPAQVDLSRLPGGSYVVVVKYNGKEYKNNIVKL encoded by the coding sequence ATGAACCATAAACTATTCTTTCTCCTGCTCGGCCTTCTTTTTCTGGGCTGTCAGGATGATAAACTCGGAAACGAGGATAAAAGCAAGGAGCAACCCGGGTGGACCCGGGAAAGCCGGACAAACTTCCTTCCCGGTGTCATCCGGATAAAACTGCAATCCGGAAGTTCTGAAAAAGTACGCCTTTCTTCTGCCGCCGGGACGGCACAGATGGGGATTTCCGAAATCGACCGCATCGCCGCCGAACTCGGGGCCTCACAGATCAAGAGGGTATTCCCGCCAGCCGGAAAGTTCGAAGCCCGGCAGCACGCCGCCGGACTCGACCTGTGGTATGACATCCGCTTCAATCAGGATGTTCCCCTGACAAGGGCCGCCGCCGGTCTTTCATCCGTAGCGGGCATCGACATCATAGAACCTGTCCGCCGGGCCGTCCGCACAGGCGGCGACCGCATTGTCCCCGCTGATGCCGCAGCGCTTGCAAAACCGGCTGCCACGGGTACCTTCAACGACCCCCTTCTGTCAAAACAATGGCATTACAACAACAACGGAAGCATCCAGTACTCCGTAGAGGGGGCTGACATCAACCTGCAAAGGGCCTGGGACGTCACCGCCGGTTCCCGCGAAGTGATCGTCGCCGTCGTTGACGGGGGAATCGATATCAACCACGAAGACCTCCGGGACAACGTATGGAGAAACGAAGACGAGCAGGAAGGCCTGGACGACAACGATAACAACGGCTATGACGGGGATGTATACGGATGGAACTTCGTACACGACAGCCCGAACATCGTGGCTCACGCACACGGTACCCACGTTGCGGGAACGATTGCCGCCGTCAATAACAACGGCATCGGCGTGTGCGGCGTTGCAGGAGGAAGCGGGAACAACGACGGAGTACGTGTCATGAGCTGCCAGATTTTCGCCCCCAATGCACAGGACCCAAACAAGGACGACGGCACCCAGCAAATTCCCTCTGCCATTGTTTACGGAGCCAACAACGGGGCCGTCATCAGCCAGAACAGCTGGTCCTATACATTTGACGAAGGGGTTACCCCGACCTTCCCCAGGGCTACCAAAGAAGCCATCGATTATTTTATCACTTATGCGGGAATAGATGAAACAGGTATACAGACCGGCCCCATGAAGGGCGGTATCGTGATCTTCTCTGCCGGCAACAGCAACCGGGACTACCTCGAATATCCCGCCCAGTATGATAAAGTCCTTTCAGTAGCCTCCATGGCTCCGGATTTCAAAAAGGCCTATTATTCCAATTATGCAGACTGGGTTGATATAACCGCTCCCGGAGGAAGTTTCCGCTACGGCGGCAAATACAACGACAACTGTGCCATCCTGAGCACCCTGCCCGACAACAACTACGGATACATGCAGGGCACCTCCATGGCCTGTCCCCATGTCTCCGGGGTTGCGGCGCTGATCGTTTCCGAATACGGCGTGGGACATCCCGGCTTTACCCCGGAGGACCTGCGCAAGCGCATCCTCAATACGGCAAGGGATATTGATGCCCACAATCCGGAGTTCGCCGGAAAGCTCGGCGTCGGCTACATTGATGCCGCCCGCGCCGTACAGACCGATGCTGGGATTGCTCCCGAACCGGTGAATGACCTGCAGGTTGTCTGGAAATCAAATTCTGCAGAGCTTGCCTGGAGTGTTACGGCCGACCAGGACAACGGGACGGCTGACCACTATGACATTTACCTGAGCACACAGCCGTTCGGGAACACGGACCTCAGTACCCTTGACGTAACCGGGAGGGTGGATGTCGGAAACAAGGCTGCCGGAGAAGGCGTGGCTGCCACGCTCAGCAATCTGACCCCAAAAACCGTTTACTATATCGCGGTCGTTGGCGTCGACATGTTCGGAAACCGTTCGTCTGCCGCCTTCGAAAGCGGTGAAACTCTGAGCAACCAACCCCCGGTTGTAACGCGCAGGAATTCAGGGGACATCCTGCTTAAAGCCTATCAGACAAGGAAGGAATACTTCGACGTGACAGAGCCGGAAGGACAGGGGTATACATTCACCCTGAACGATATGAAAGGCGTTTCGGCTGCCCTGGAAGGCAATGCGGTTGTCGTTACCATCAAAGCCCCGGAAGTTTCGGCAGGGGAAGCATACAGCGGTACGGCCGTACTGACCGTCACGGATGAAGCCGGAGCTGCAACGGTTGTCGGCATCCCGTTCGCCATAGAGAAAAACAACGCCCCCGTTATCACCCAGGCATCCTGGGAAAACATGTACTTTGAGCGCAACGGGGAAAAGCAGGTTATCCCCCTGGAGGACTACTTTACGGATGCAGACGGGGAAGCCCTCAGTTACGATATCACCAGTTCCGTCACCGGACTTATAAGAACGGACGTAGAGAACGGGCAGCTGACCATTACTTCCCTCAAAAACGGGATGGCCACAGTCACGGTTACTGCCGGCGATTATTTCGGAAAGACATGCAGCCGCGAATTTGTAGTGATGTCGAGGGACAACCGCGTGCCTGTCGACCTTTATCCCAATCCGGTAAAGGACAGGATGAATATCCGCATGGGCAAAGAGGTACAGGGGAAGATCGGCGTTACCCTTTACAATACAGGAGGGACACAGGTATGGGAATCGGCAGAGACGATCTCTCCGTTCGGTCCGGCACAGGTGGATCTGAGCAGATTACCGGGGGGCAGTTATGTGGTGGTAGTGAAATACAACGGTAAAGAATACAAGAATAACATAGTGAAACTGTAA
- a CDS encoding DUF4843 domain-containing protein produces the protein MKKLYILLIFLLSIGLWGCDDHEAGVYKGNDFVTFLNKTENKIIRENEDGITEIKIGVAKKSNTDRTFSVTVDAANTTAVEGQDYDFINKNVTIPAGEFVGVIKIKGYYDNLTPEGVKLTLKLNADEALIQAGTTITTTTVNLSRFFEITMDWLEGVWVWTDYDYSTGETTDDDTYLVEITKVSDNKITIYNVWAGGKTINATVDLEEGQIIIDPDQVIYVHSSYGDITMDYFDGQTVKDKDIIGQCTFRGISIAGWTAYTWSGGGYFGRYKSNIVKQE, from the coding sequence ATGAAAAAGTTATATATATTATTAATTTTTCTTTTAAGTATTGGCTTATGGGGGTGTGACGATCATGAAGCAGGCGTATATAAAGGAAATGATTTCGTTACATTCTTGAATAAAACGGAGAACAAAATAATCCGGGAAAACGAAGACGGAATTACTGAAATAAAAATAGGAGTCGCCAAAAAAAGTAATACAGATCGCACTTTCAGCGTAACTGTCGATGCTGCCAATACGACAGCAGTAGAAGGCCAGGATTATGATTTTATCAATAAGAACGTTACCATTCCTGCCGGAGAATTTGTAGGAGTCATAAAAATAAAAGGATATTATGACAACCTGACTCCCGAAGGTGTAAAATTAACCCTCAAGCTGAATGCTGATGAAGCGCTGATTCAAGCCGGTACGACAATTACCACAACCACTGTAAATTTAAGCAGATTCTTTGAAATTACCATGGATTGGCTGGAAGGAGTTTGGGTTTGGACCGATTATGATTATTCAACAGGAGAAACAACTGATGATGATACTTATCTGGTCGAAATAACAAAAGTTTCAGATAACAAAATTACAATTTACAATGTATGGGCTGGAGGTAAGACTATAAATGCGACCGTTGATTTAGAAGAAGGACAGATTATTATTGATCCTGATCAGGTGATATACGTACACAGTTCGTACGGAGACATTACAATGGATTATTTTGACGGACAAACTGTTAAGGATAAGGATATTATCGGACAATGTACTTTCCGTGGTATTTCTATTGCTGGATGGACCGCATATACATGGAGTGGCGGAGGTTATTTCGGAAGATACAAATCAAATATTGTAAAACAAGAATAA
- a CDS encoding RagB/SusD family nutrient uptake outer membrane protein encodes MKTINTILKSVGLSVLLTFTSCSGFLDVTPHDATDDKNSLETISDYDMLMKDPYASMRDVMGSYYILLPDIMSDNLTLCYAGRLSFNEFFNFNFNSTTFGVSAMWSGAYNGIMATNKIINTLEGETNKFTGTADEAQAKNILAEALAMRAFLHFQLVRLYGKDYKAASETDLGVPYKTLADVTLPSRNTVKDVYDNHIVKDLEKAKTLMTAEYNQKDNTRLNRKSLCAIMAKVYLTMGKYQEAANNAAAAIAGDGSDIATIEQFQKLWTSPMTNVSEILLRYPVLSTDDVIPGNNWGQGESKTSYKAEYVASAAFVDLVKNTDVRITTLTGVSSGGKNYVAVWKWNGRPGEAAGNVDITAIRTSEMYLTLAEALTELNDDPNALKTLNYLRSNRYVNFTSPNETGTALKNAIALERRLELSFEGDRFFELKRKGLDIVRDERGDEANGGGVAPSLLHLSANSPYFLLPIPQSEMDANKNMEQNKY; translated from the coding sequence ATGAAAACAATAAATACAATTCTAAAATCAGTAGGATTAAGTGTATTGCTTACATTTACTTCCTGCAGTGGTTTTCTGGATGTAACCCCGCATGATGCTACAGATGATAAAAACTCACTGGAAACAATCAGTGACTATGATATGCTTATGAAAGACCCGTATGCAAGCATGCGGGATGTAATGGGAAGCTATTATATTCTGCTGCCGGATATTATGTCTGACAATCTCACGCTTTGTTATGCTGGACGTTTATCGTTCAACGAGTTTTTCAACTTCAATTTCAATTCCACTACCTTCGGTGTCTCTGCCATGTGGAGCGGTGCCTATAATGGAATCATGGCAACCAATAAAATCATCAACACCCTGGAAGGAGAAACGAATAAGTTCACCGGGACGGCAGATGAAGCACAAGCCAAGAATATATTGGCCGAGGCCTTGGCCATGCGTGCCTTTTTACACTTTCAACTGGTACGTCTGTATGGAAAAGACTACAAGGCAGCTTCCGAAACAGACCTGGGAGTTCCTTACAAGACCCTGGCTGATGTGACCTTACCTTCCCGTAATACGGTAAAGGATGTGTATGACAATCACATTGTTAAAGATCTGGAAAAAGCCAAAACTTTAATGACGGCTGAGTACAATCAAAAAGACAATACCCGGCTTAACCGTAAATCACTTTGTGCGATTATGGCAAAAGTATATTTAACAATGGGAAAATATCAGGAGGCCGCCAATAATGCTGCAGCCGCTATCGCCGGAGACGGATCGGATATTGCAACCATCGAACAGTTCCAGAAATTATGGACTTCTCCCATGACCAATGTTTCAGAAATACTTTTGAGATATCCGGTATTGAGCACGGATGATGTCATACCGGGAAATAACTGGGGACAGGGCGAGAGCAAAACTTCGTATAAAGCAGAGTATGTCGCATCGGCAGCATTTGTCGATCTGGTAAAAAACACGGATGTACGTATCACGACATTAACCGGAGTATCGTCAGGGGGTAAAAATTACGTTGCTGTCTGGAAATGGAACGGCCGTCCCGGAGAAGCTGCCGGAAATGTCGATATTACAGCCATTCGCACTTCAGAAATGTATCTTACTCTGGCAGAAGCCCTGACAGAATTGAATGACGATCCCAATGCATTAAAAACCTTAAACTATCTGAGAAGTAACCGTTATGTAAATTTCACCAGCCCGAACGAGACGGGAACAGCTCTGAAAAATGCAATAGCTTTAGAAAGACGACTGGAATTGTCATTTGAAGGAGACCGCTTCTTTGAACTGAAAAGAAAGGGCCTGGACATTGTACGGGATGAAAGAGGCGATGAGGCAAACGGTGGTGGAGTCGCACCTTCTCTTCTGCATCTATCTGCTAACAGTCCTTATTTCTTATTGCCTATTCCACAAAGTGAAATGGATGCCAATAAGAATATGGAGCAGAATAAATATTAA